A stretch of the Alnus glutinosa chromosome 6, dhAlnGlut1.1, whole genome shotgun sequence genome encodes the following:
- the LOC133871506 gene encoding uncharacterized protein LOC133871506, whose protein sequence is MDHILELDSLQYDSSSDDELEIISTFAMVKERLDGEGGSRSRRVSGRRRNTIWRNSLQGQENLFRDYFAESAVYPPNKFRRRFRMRRDLFMRIHDAIISHDRYFVQERNAAGKLGHSSLQKMTATIRMLAYGVTADLMDEYLRIGERTAMDSFIHFVKAVVSIFSTEYLRSPNSEDIARLLAIGESRGFPRMLGSIDCMHWKWKNCPNAWKGMYSGHIREPTIILEAVASHDLWIWHAFFGLPGSHNDINVLERSDVFANLAEGRAPPVNYSINGHDYTMGYYLADGIYPSWATFVKTIHAPQGNKRKNFAAAQESARKDVERAFGVLQARFAIVRGPARLYQPELLKDIMMACIILHNMIVEDERDMYLGADEFNYEQINDVPLEPPSHEVPNEVVEFMQNRHRIRDQETHLQLQLDLIEHLWQIHSQS, encoded by the coding sequence ATGGATCATATTCTTGAACTTGATAGCCTTCAATATGATTCTTCCTCCGATGATGAGTTGGAAATAATTTCAACTTTTGCTATGGTAAAAGAACGATTGGATGGCGAAGGAGGATCAAGATCACGACGTGTTTCTGGTCGACGTCGCAATACTATTTGGCGTAATTCTTTGCAAGGCCAAGAAAACCTATTCCGCGATTATTTTGCGGAATCGGCGGTATATCCTCCCAACAAATTTCGAAGGAGGTTTCGTATGCGCCGTGACCTTTTTATGCGCATTCACGACGCAATAATATCTCATgacagatattttgttcaaGAAAGAAATGCTGCTGGAAAGCTCGGACATTCTTCTCTACAAAAGATGACTGCTACAATTAGGATGCTCGCTTATGGAGTAACTGCAGATTTGATGGATGAATACTTACGGATTGGAGAAAGGACCGCAATGGATAGCTTTATACATTTTGTTAAAGCGgtagtttcaattttttctaccGAGTACTTGAGGTCGCCAAACTCAGAAGACATTGCTAGATTGCTAGCAATTGGCGAAAGTCGTGGATTTCCAAGAATGCTGGGAAGCATCGATTGCATGCATTGGAAGTGGAAGAATTGTCCAAATGCTTGGAAAGGTATGTATTCTGGTCATATACGTGAACCTACAATTATTTTGGAAGCCGTAGCGTCCCATGATCTTTGGATATGGCACGCATTTTTTGGGTTACCAGGGTCTCATAATGATATAAATGTGTTAGAACGATCTGATGTATTTGCCAATCTAGCTGAAGGGCGTGCTCCTCCGGTCAACTACTCAATCAATGGTCACGATTATACAATGGGATACTATCTTGCCGATGGTATATATCCTTCGTGGGCAACATTCGTAAAAACAATTCATGCTCCACAaggaaacaagagaaaaaattttGCTGCAGCTCAAGAGTCGGCAAGAAAGGACGTAGAGCGAGCGTTTGGAGTGCTTCAAGCACGATTTGCAATTGTGCGTGGACCTGCACGGTTATACCAACCTGAACTTCTTAAAGATATTATGATGGCGTGCATAATATTGCATAACATGATCGTTGAGGATGAACGAGATATGTATCTTGGAGCAGATGAATTCAATTATGAGCAAATCAATGACGTTCCACTCGAACCACCGTCACACGAAGTTCCAAATGAAGTTGTGGAGTTCATGCAAAATCGTCATCGTATTAGAGATCAAGAAACACATTTGCAACTTCAATTAGACCTCATTGAGCATTTATGGCAAATACATAGTCAATCGTAA
- the LOC133870750 gene encoding dynamin-related protein 5A-like, translating into MRDESKKAALQLVDMECGYLTVEYFRKLPQDIEKGGNPTHSIFDRYNDSYLRRIGVNVLSYVNMVCASLRNSIPKSVVYCQVREAKRGLLDHFFTDLGKKESKQLSKLLDEDPAIMQRRGNLGKRLELYRSAQQEIDAVAWSK; encoded by the exons ATGAGGGATGAAAGCAAGAAAGCAGCCTTGCAGTTAGTTGACATGGAATGTGGTTATCTAACTGTTGAATATTTTCGCAAGCTTCCCCAAGATATTGAGAAGGGTGGAAATCCAACGCACTCAATTTTCGATAGATATAACGATTCATATCTCCGGCGAATTG GAGTCAACGTCCTGTCCTATGTCAATATGGTTTGTGCAAGTTTGAGGAACTCTATTCCGAAGTCTGTTGTCTATTGTCAAGTGCGTGAGGCCAAACGTGGCTTGCTTGATCATTTCTTCACAGATTTGGGTAAAAAAGAG TCAAAACAGTTGTCTAAATTGTTGGATGAGGATCCAGCAATCATGCAGCGCCGGGGCAACCTTGGGAAAAGGCTAGAATTATACAGAAGTGCCCAACAAGAGATTGATGCAGTTGCTTGGTCCAAGTAG